From Dethiosulfovibrio russensis, a single genomic window includes:
- the kduD gene encoding 2-dehydro-3-deoxy-D-gluconate 5-dehydrogenase KduD, giving the protein MILENFSLSGKTALVTGARTGIGQGIAVGLAQAGADIVGLGHSAMPETKEAIEALGRKFTLYEMDLVGSDRAGLNEMVDRIWNEVGGVDVLVNNAGIIRRADLLDFDEKDWHDVININQNALFFLSQAAAGHMVKEGRKGKIINIASMLTFQGGIRVPSYTASKSAVAGITRAMANELSPQGIQVNAIAPGYISTNNTAALRADEIRNAEILGRIPAGRWGTPEDLAGMAVFLASAASDYVTGSIFPVDGGWLSR; this is encoded by the coding sequence CCTTTCGGGGAAAACAGCCCTGGTAACCGGAGCAAGAACCGGAATCGGTCAGGGTATAGCGGTAGGTCTGGCCCAGGCGGGGGCGGACATAGTCGGTCTGGGACACAGCGCAATGCCGGAGACCAAGGAAGCGATCGAGGCCCTTGGCAGAAAATTCACCCTCTACGAGATGGACCTGGTCGGATCGGACAGAGCCGGACTCAACGAGATGGTCGACCGCATATGGAACGAGGTCGGAGGAGTGGACGTGCTCGTCAACAACGCCGGGATAATCCGCCGGGCCGATCTGCTCGATTTCGACGAAAAAGACTGGCACGACGTCATAAACATAAACCAGAACGCCCTGTTCTTCCTGTCCCAGGCGGCCGCGGGCCATATGGTAAAAGAGGGCAGAAAGGGCAAGATCATCAACATAGCATCGATGCTCACCTTCCAGGGAGGCATAAGGGTGCCATCCTACACCGCCAGCAAATCGGCGGTCGCCGGGATCACCAGGGCCATGGCCAACGAGCTTTCGCCCCAGGGCATACAGGTCAACGCAATAGCCCCGGGCTACATCAGCACCAACAACACAGCGGCCCTCAGGGCCGACGAGATCAGAAACGCCGAGATACTGGGTCGGATACCGGCTGGACGATGGGGAACGCCGGAGGATCTGGCGGGGATGGCGGTTTTTCTGGCCTCCGCCGCCTCGGACTACGTCACCGGATCGATATTCCCGGTTGACGGAGGCTGGCTATCCCGCTGA
- a CDS encoding IclR family transcriptional regulator → MEKQGIRVLQRLFDILSYLSERNDYAGIKEISEGTGLSRTTVHRILGTCEDNYVVLKDEIGRYRLGPRSLEWANSYQLQTGLAKIARPHLKELIQDLKETVHLFIYEKGEAFYLEKMHSYSPTGMDSRIGSRLELYSTSAGKAILAALPEDEFELYMETTEFQPKTEKTEVDKDRFRSEIAQVRTIGYGMDDQENDLGVRCIGSAVMDKDGYPVGAVSLTGPIFRITDEKIEPLGKRILATARLISYQLGYSAS, encoded by the coding sequence ATGGAAAAACAGGGGATCCGGGTGCTGCAAAGGCTTTTCGACATACTCTCCTATTTATCCGAACGGAACGACTACGCCGGAATAAAGGAGATATCCGAGGGAACCGGGCTATCCAGGACCACGGTACACCGCATCCTGGGAACCTGTGAGGATAACTACGTAGTTCTGAAAGACGAAATCGGTCGCTACCGCCTGGGCCCCAGAAGTCTGGAGTGGGCCAACTCCTACCAGCTCCAGACGGGACTGGCCAAGATCGCAAGACCCCATCTAAAGGAGCTCATCCAGGACCTGAAGGAGACGGTTCACCTCTTCATCTACGAAAAGGGAGAGGCATTCTACCTTGAGAAGATGCACAGCTACAGTCCAACCGGGATGGACTCCAGAATAGGATCGAGATTAGAACTCTACAGCACCTCGGCTGGCAAGGCCATATTGGCGGCCCTGCCGGAGGACGAGTTCGAACTCTACATGGAGACCACCGAGTTCCAGCCCAAAACGGAGAAAACCGAGGTGGACAAGGACCGGTTCAGATCGGAGATAGCCCAGGTCAGAACGATAGGCTACGGGATGGACGACCAGGAAAACGATCTGGGAGTTAGATGCATAGGCTCGGCGGTGATGGACAAAGACGGATATCCTGTCGGGGCGGTGAGCCTTACCGGCCCCATATTCAGGATAACCGACGAGAAGATAGAGCCTCTGGGAAAGAGGATCCTGGCCACTGCCAGGCTAATCTCCTACCAACTGGGCTACAGCGCCAGCTGA
- the kduI gene encoding 5-dehydro-4-deoxy-D-glucuronate isomerase produces MKLDVRHGVHPQDFKCYDTDRLRKDFLITDLFVLGETSMVYSHVDRIITGGACPKEPLKLECGKELGVGYFLERRELGIINVGGPGSVTVDGETFDLKPLDGLYLGMGQKDVTFSSDDPTNPAHMYFSSAPAHTNHPNCYIDIEKAKKVKMGEPEKANVRTINQYIHPDVCTTCQLMMGLTQLESGNVWNTMPCHTHDRRMEVYFYFDLPEDGLAMHLFGEPSETRHIMVRNEEAVINPSWSIHSAAGISNYSFIWSMVGENQEFTDMDHIPMEELR; encoded by the coding sequence ATGAAACTGGACGTCAGACACGGGGTGCACCCCCAGGACTTCAAGTGCTACGACACGGACCGACTGAGGAAGGACTTCCTCATAACCGACCTGTTCGTGCTCGGAGAGACCTCCATGGTCTACAGCCACGTGGACAGAATCATCACAGGAGGGGCCTGCCCCAAGGAGCCCCTCAAGCTGGAGTGCGGCAAGGAGTTGGGCGTCGGCTACTTCCTGGAGAGGCGGGAGCTGGGAATCATAAACGTAGGAGGGCCCGGATCGGTGACGGTGGACGGAGAGACCTTCGACCTCAAGCCTCTGGACGGACTCTACCTCGGCATGGGACAGAAGGACGTCACATTTTCCAGCGACGACCCGACCAACCCGGCCCACATGTACTTCAGCAGCGCCCCGGCCCACACCAACCACCCCAACTGCTATATCGACATAGAAAAGGCCAAGAAGGTCAAGATGGGCGAGCCGGAGAAGGCCAACGTCCGCACCATCAACCAGTACATCCATCCCGACGTCTGCACCACCTGCCAGCTCATGATGGGACTCACCCAGCTGGAGAGCGGAAACGTGTGGAACACCATGCCCTGCCACACCCACGACCGGAGGATGGAGGTCTACTTCTACTTCGACCTTCCCGAGGACGGCCTGGCCATGCACCTCTTCGGCGAACCGTCAGAGACGAGACACATCATGGTCCGAAACGAAGAGGCGGTAATCAACCCCAGCTGGTCCATCCACAGCGCCGCCGGGATCTCGAACTATAGCTTCATCTGGAGCATGGTCGGAGAGAATCAGGAATTCACCGACATGGACCATATACCTATGGAAGAGCTGCGTTAA
- a CDS encoding TRAP transporter substrate-binding protein, which yields MRKAITVLCTAALTLTMAWGLPQTAASAKTVMKIGHSMPADTFRQKSLVVFKEIVEKETEGRVEVQLYPSGQLGTEMETLEAVKLGSVEGFRSGGFEEAAPLLEIYSMPFLFSDMEGIHKVTRGPLGEEIAKSVEPAGMVILATGDSGLFRQITNNVRPITQPSDLKGLKMRTPPMSTIVKTMEALGANVVSIPFIETYMGLKTGVADGEENPLTNIVSMKFYEVQKYLTLVNYQYHAEMFYVNKTWFDGLDEKDQKILKDAAKEMMLVSDKIVAEDDAKCMTFLKDKMEVNSLTSEQHQAFVEAVQPVYEYYIDKGMFTQEMIDRIREAAAN from the coding sequence ATGAGAAAAGCGATAACGGTGTTGTGCACAGCTGCTTTGACATTGACCATGGCCTGGGGTCTTCCCCAGACCGCCGCATCGGCCAAGACTGTGATGAAGATCGGCCACTCCATGCCGGCCGACACGTTCCGTCAGAAGTCGTTGGTGGTGTTCAAGGAAATCGTGGAAAAGGAGACCGAAGGCCGTGTGGAGGTACAGCTCTATCCCTCCGGCCAGCTGGGAACCGAGATGGAGACCCTCGAGGCGGTAAAACTCGGCTCGGTCGAGGGCTTCCGCAGCGGAGGCTTCGAGGAGGCGGCGCCTCTTCTGGAGATCTACTCCATGCCGTTTTTGTTCTCCGACATGGAGGGTATCCACAAGGTCACCAGGGGCCCCCTCGGCGAGGAAATCGCTAAATCGGTGGAGCCGGCGGGAATGGTCATACTCGCCACCGGCGACTCCGGACTCTTCCGGCAGATAACCAACAACGTCAGACCCATCACACAACCCTCGGACCTCAAGGGCCTCAAGATGAGGACCCCGCCGATGTCCACCATAGTCAAGACCATGGAGGCCCTGGGAGCCAACGTGGTGTCCATTCCCTTCATAGAGACCTACATGGGCCTGAAGACCGGCGTGGCCGACGGCGAGGAAAACCCCCTCACCAACATAGTCTCGATGAAGTTTTACGAGGTCCAGAAATATCTCACGTTGGTGAACTACCAGTATCACGCCGAGATGTTCTACGTCAACAAGACATGGTTCGACGGACTTGACGAGAAGGACCAAAAAATCCTCAAGGACGCGGCTAAAGAGATGATGCTGGTCAGCGACAAGATCGTGGCCGAGGACGACGCCAAGTGCATGACCTTCCTGAAAGACAAGATGGAGGTAAACTCCCTCACATCCGAACAGCACCAGGCCTTCGTCGAGGCGGTACAGCCGGTCTACGAATACTACATAGACAAGGGCATGTTCACCCAGGAGATGATCGACAGAATTCGAGAGGCAGCCGCCAACTAG
- a CDS encoding TRAP transporter small permease, which produces MMKRFTERLERILTASSIAVTAAMTLGVIALVFSRYVFGITYIWAEESISVLFMATTYLGAALGVRTDEHIRIDAITDRLSPSGRRVLSVVQIIVVIALQLVLLKVCINWIDKVGDTPTPGLRIPKKCIYFLFPINLVLVTVFEATRLVELLRSKSWA; this is translated from the coding sequence ATGATGAAGCGTTTCACCGAAAGGCTCGAGCGAATCCTGACGGCGTCGTCCATAGCCGTAACGGCGGCCATGACCCTGGGGGTCATAGCCCTCGTCTTCAGCCGCTACGTATTTGGAATAACCTACATCTGGGCGGAGGAGTCCATATCGGTACTGTTCATGGCCACCACCTATCTAGGGGCCGCCCTCGGGGTAAGGACCGACGAACACATAAGGATAGACGCCATCACGGACAGGCTGTCGCCTTCCGGCAGGAGAGTTCTGTCCGTCGTTCAGATAATAGTCGTCATAGCACTTCAGCTGGTTCTCCTGAAGGTCTGCATCAACTGGATCGACAAGGTCGGAGACACACCGACCCCGGGCCTCAGGATACCCAAGAAATGTATCTACTTCCTATTCCCGATCAATCTGGTACTGGTCACCGTATTCGAGGCGACCAGGCTGGTGGAACTTCTCAGGAGCAAATCATGGGCATAA
- a CDS encoding TRAP transporter large permease: MGITILLGTFLVFVVIGIPLCYSLGASAAAYFIIAKPAFMGIFAQRIWSGSCSYVLIALPLFILAGELMNNGGITRRILDFSLYLVRPIRGGLGEVNVIASMIFGGITGSSVADTSAIGSVLVPEMERAGYHKGFSAGVTVASSTMGMIIPPSIPMLLYAMVSGASVGSLFLAGLIPGILIGVSQMTLVWMISKKRGYHPEPTPFDRSDFVKTAKDGVLALLMPVIIVLSVSFGIATASESAGVAVLYAALLGFFVYRELDMGQLREILKKTVLSSSAVMFVVGFSTIYVWILSVEQVPATVGNFLLNLDVDRIWILLLLDLIILLVGTFVDVAPAILLLCPILLPVMRGIGVGELQFGAIMITGLAIGLVTPPVGMCLNACNKICRMSITDIFMHALPFILCNLLVLLLVTFVPAISTWLPALAR, from the coding sequence ATGGGCATAACCATCCTTCTCGGCACATTCCTGGTATTCGTCGTCATAGGTATTCCCCTATGCTACTCTCTGGGGGCCTCGGCCGCGGCCTACTTCATAATCGCAAAACCGGCCTTCATGGGCATCTTCGCCCAGAGAATCTGGTCCGGATCGTGCAGTTACGTCCTCATAGCACTGCCTCTGTTCATACTGGCGGGAGAGCTCATGAACAACGGAGGAATAACCAGACGGATACTGGACTTCAGCCTCTATTTGGTCAGACCCATAAGGGGCGGACTGGGAGAGGTCAACGTAATAGCCAGCATGATCTTCGGAGGGATAACCGGATCCTCCGTGGCGGACACGTCCGCCATAGGATCGGTACTCGTGCCGGAGATGGAGAGGGCGGGATACCACAAGGGCTTCTCCGCCGGGGTCACGGTCGCCTCCTCGACCATGGGAATGATAATTCCTCCCAGCATACCGATGCTCCTCTACGCCATGGTGTCCGGAGCCTCGGTGGGATCGCTGTTCCTGGCGGGGCTGATACCGGGAATACTGATAGGGGTGAGCCAGATGACTCTGGTCTGGATGATATCGAAAAAAAGAGGCTACCACCCGGAACCGACGCCTTTCGATCGATCCGACTTCGTGAAAACCGCCAAGGACGGGGTTCTGGCCCTGCTGATGCCGGTGATAATAGTCCTCTCCGTGTCCTTCGGCATAGCCACCGCCAGCGAATCCGCCGGGGTAGCGGTGCTCTACGCCGCTCTGCTGGGATTTTTCGTCTACAGAGAACTGGACATGGGACAGCTCAGGGAAATCCTCAAAAAAACCGTCCTCAGCTCCAGCGCCGTGATGTTCGTGGTAGGATTCTCCACCATATACGTCTGGATACTGTCGGTGGAACAGGTTCCGGCAACGGTGGGCAACTTTCTCCTGAACCTGGACGTGGACAGAATATGGATCCTCCTGCTGCTGGACCTGATAATACTCCTGGTGGGGACCTTCGTGGACGTGGCTCCGGCCATACTGCTGCTGTGCCCCATCCTCCTGCCCGTGATGAGAGGGATCGGAGTGGGCGAGCTTCAGTTCGGCGCCATCATGATAACCGGCCTGGCGATAGGGCTGGTAACCCCGCCGGTGGGGATGTGCCTGAACGCCTGCAACAAGATCTGTCGAATGTCCATAACAGACATATTCATGCACGCCCTGCCCTTCATTCTGTGCAACCTGCTGGTCCTGTTGCTGGTTACCTTCGTCCCCGCCATCTCGACCTGGCTTCCCGCCCTGGCAAGATAA